One window of Elaeis guineensis isolate ETL-2024a chromosome 11, EG11, whole genome shotgun sequence genomic DNA carries:
- the LOC105053653 gene encoding crocetin glucosyltransferase 3, which translates to MPHDEQLGYVTHKALYSPVRGSLEEGSAYFWLAHLFVSRASTMSAKGNIVLFPFLAQGHMNPCLDLARLLAARHPSLTLTLVTTSGNLPHLRRLFPPDLFPSLRLAALPFRPSDHGLPPDADTTFALPAHLVTPFNHSTYSLRPHFHRLLSDLSAAGAGGAAPPLLCVIADMFLPWTVPIAQSLGVFHAVLYTSGPFAMSIYNYIWSRLPHVASDADEFAVPDLPGVAVRRSQLSRNMLSAASPDHPSAVFVRRLADLCRRSSATLWNTADALEKPFLDAWVRSSGLPVFAVGPLFAAAPKPPAGRGVKDGGAADAAAGWRAWLDRHPPGSVAYVSFGSQNRLPAGEAASLAAALEGQGRPFLWAAPAVDQAPEGVFGEGVGLVVRSWVPQIEILGHAATGAFVSHCGWNSSLESMRHGVPVIGWPLGSEQFYNAKLMAEEIGVCVEVGSAAEAAAAVAEVMGQGERGREIRRRAREVAEELEAAVSESGGVKGASLRALDEFVEMVVLRRSDCGAEPEGST; encoded by the coding sequence ATGCCACATGATGAGCAACTTGGTTACGTTACACACAAAGCTCTATACTCTCCAGTGCGAGGCTCCCTCGAAGAAGGCTCCGCTTATTTCTGGCTGGCTCATCTCTTTGTTTCTCGAGCGTCAACAATGTCGGCGAAGGGGAACATAGTTCTGTTCCCGTTCTTGGCTCAGGGCCACATGAACCCCTGCCTCGACCTCGCCCGCCTCCTCGCCGCCCGCCACCCCAGTCTCACCCTCACCCTCGTCACCACCTCCGGCAACCTCCCCCACCTCCGCCGCCTCTTCCCCCCCGACCTCTTCCCCTCCCTCCGCCTCGCCGCCCTCCCCTTCCGCCCTTCCGACCACGGCCTTCCCCCCGACGCCGACACCACCTTCGCCCTCCCCGCCCACCTGGTCACCCCCTTCAACCACTCCACCTACTCCCTCCGACCCCACTTCCACCGCCTCCTCTCCGACCTGTCCGCCGCCGGAGCTGGCGGTGCCGCCCCTCCCCTCCTCTGTGTCATCGCCGACATGTTCCTCCCCTGGACCGTCCCCATCGCCCAGTCCCTCGGTGTCTTCCACGCCGTCCTCTACACCTCCGGACCCTTCGCCATgtctatttataattatatttggaGCCGTCTCCCCCATGTCGCCTCCGACGCCGACGAGTTCGCCGTCCCGGACCTCCCCGGCGTCGCCGTCCGCCGCTCCCAGCTCTCCCGCAACATGCTCTCCGCCGCCTCCCCCGACCACCCCTCCGCCGTCTTCGTCCGCCGCCTAGCCGATCTCTGCCGCCGCTCTAGCGCCACCCTCTGGAACACCGCTGATGCCCTCGAGAAGCCCTTCCTCGACGCCTGGGTCAGATCCTCCGGCCTGCCCGTCTTCGCAGTGGGCCCCCTATTCGCCGCAGCCCCGAAGCCTCCCGCCGGCCGCGGCGTGAAGGACGGAGGCGCCGCCGACGCGGCGGCCGGTTGGCGAGCGTGGCTCGACCGGCACCCGCCGGGGTCGGTGGCGTACGTGTCGTTCGGATCGCAGAACCGGCTGCCGGCCGGGGAGGCGGCGTCGCTGGCTGCGGCGCTGGAGGGGCAGGGTCGGCCGTTCCTCTGGGCGGCGCCGGCGGTGGACCAGGCGCCGGAGGGGGTCTTCGGAGAGGGAGTCGGACTGGTGGTCAGGAGTTGGGTTCCGCAAATCGAGATTCTAGGGCACGCGGCGACGGGGGCGTTCGTGAGCCACTGCGGGTGGAACTCGTCGTTGGAGAGCATGCGGCACGGAGTGCCGGTGATCGGGTGGCCGCTGGGGAGCGAGCAGTTCTACAACGCGAAGCTGATGGCGGAAGAGATCGGGGTGTGCGTGGAGGTGGGGAGCGCGGcggaggcggcggcggcggtggcggaGGTGATGGGTCagggggagagagggagggagatacGGCGGAGGGCGAGGGAGGTCGCGGAGGAGCTGGAGGCGGCGGTGTCGGAGTCCGGAGGGGTCAAGGGGGCGTCGCTGAGGGCGCTGGATGAGTTCGTCGAGATGGTGGTGCTCAGACGGTCCGATTGCGGTGCCGAGCCGGAGGGGAGCACCTGA
- the LOC105053654 gene encoding LOW QUALITY PROTEIN: chaperonin CPN60-2, mitochondrial (The sequence of the model RefSeq protein was modified relative to this genomic sequence to represent the inferred CDS: deleted 2 bases in 1 codon) produces MYRAAASLASKARIAGSSSRQIGSRLGWNRNYAAKDIRFGVEARSLMLKGVEELADAVKVTMGPKGRNVVLEQSFGAPKVTKDGVTVAKSIEFKDRVKNMGASLVKQVANATNDVAGDGTTCATVLTRAIFAEGCKSVAAGMNAMDLRRGITMAVDAVVTNLKSRARMISTSEEIAQVGTISANGEREIGELIAKAMEKVGKEGVITISDGNTLYNELEVVEGMKLDRGYISPYFITNQKNQKCELEDPLILIHEKKISSINAVVKALELALKRQRPLLIVAEDVESDALATLILNKLRAGIKVCAIKAPGFGENRKAGLHDLAILTGGELITEELGMNLEKVEFDMLGTCKKVTISKDDTVILDGAGDKKAIEERCEQLRSAIEACTSDYDKEKLQERLAKLSGGVAVLKIGGASEAEVGEKKDRVNDALNATKAAVEEGILPGGGVALLYASKELEKLQTANFDQKIGVQIIQNALKTPVHTIAANAGVEGAVIVGKLLEQDNPDLGYDAAKDEYVDMVKAGIIDPLKVIRTALVDAASVSSLMTTTEAVVVELPKDEKDVPAGGGMGGMDY; encoded by the exons ATGTACCGAGCTGCAGCCAGCCTTGCCTCCAAAGCACG GATTGCGGGGAGCAGCAGCCGACAG ATTGGAAGCAGGCTTGGTTGGAACAGAAACTATGCAGCCAAGGATATCAGATTTGGAGTGGAAGCCCGTTCTTTGATGCTTAAGGGTGTGGAAGAGCTTGCTGATGCCGTGAAGGTGACTATGGGACCCAAG GGTCGCAATGTTGTTTTGGAGCAAAGCTTTGGCGCACCAAAAGTTACAAAGGATGGGGTGACTGTTGCAAAAAGCATTGAGTTCAAGGACAGGGTGAAGAACATGGGCGCAAGCCTTGTGAAGCAGGTTGCCAATGCAACTAATGATGTTGCTGGTGATG GTACAACATGTGCCACTGTCCTTACAAGAGCAATATTCGCTGAAGGGTGCAAGTCAGTGGCGGCTGGCATGAATGCAATGGATCTAAGGCGTGGCATCACAATGGCTGTTGATGCTGTAGTGACCAACTTAAAGAGCAGGGCTAGAATGATCAGCACTTCAGAAGAGATAGCACAG GTTGGTACCATATCAGCTAATGGAGAAAGAGAGATTGGTGAGCTAATTGCAAAGGCTATGGAGAAAGTTGGAAAAGAGGGGGTAATCACCATCTCG GATGGGAACACTCTGTACAATGAATTGGAAGTTGTAGAAGGAATGAAACTTGACAGGGGCTACATATCTCCCTACTTCATTACTAACCAAAAGAACCAAAAATGT GAATTGGAAGATCCTCTCATTCTGATACACGAGAAGAAAATTTCAAGCATTAATGCGGTTGTGAAAGCGTTAGAGTTGGCCCTGAAA AGACAAAGGCCTCTACTAATTGTTGCTGAGGATGTAGAAAGTGATGCATTGGCTACCCTCATCCTTAATAAGCTTCGTGCAGGAATTAAG GTCTGCGCCATTAAAGCTCCTGGTTTTGGGGAGAACAGGAAAGCCGGCTTGCATGACCTTGCTATCCTCACTGGGGGTGAG CTCATCACTGAAGAACTCGGTATGAATCTCGAAAAAGTAGAATTTGACATGCTTGGTACATGCAAGAAG GTGACAATATCAAAAGATGACACTGTTATTCTTGATGGGGCTGGAGATAAGAAAGCCATTGAAGAGAGGTGCGAGCAG CTGAGATCTGCAATTGAAGCATGCACTTCTGACTATGATAAAGAAAAGCTGCAGGAAAGATTGGCAAAGCTTTCTGGAGGCGTTGCTGTCCTAAAG ATTGGAGGGGCCAGTGAAGCCGAAGTTGGTGAGAAAAAAGATAGAGTAAATGATGCTTTGAATGCAACCAAGGCTGCTGTGGAAGAGGGTATCTTGCCAG GTGGCGGTGTTGCTCTTCTCTATGCATCAAAGGAGTTGGAGAAGCTGCAGACTGCTAACTTTGATCAGAAAATTGGAGTTCAAATAATCCAGAATGCCCTGAAG ACCCCAGTGCACACCATTGCTGCAAATGCAGGAGTTGAAGGGGCTGTTATAGTTGGCAAGCTTTTGGAGCAGGATAATCCTGACCTTGGTTATGATGCAGCCAAAG ATGAATATGTGGACATGGTTAAGGCAGGTATCATTGATCCACTGAAAGTGATTAGAACTGCATTGGTGGATGCTGCAAG TGTATCATCGTTGATGACTACGACTGAGGCTGTTGTTGTGGAGCTCCCAAAAGACGAGAAGGATGTTCCTGCC GGCGGAGGCATGGGAGGAATGGATTACTAA